From a single Pirellulales bacterium genomic region:
- the atpB gene encoding F0F1 ATP synthase subunit A: MAEADTQHENYLSPERLFGHVQDATYIDLPKFMGGRISLTGEKTEEQFNVEGYHFRLTKFMLIELVVAVLMAVVFIRLANRMRKSDMPKGRWWNMLEGMLVFIRDQVAHPAIGHDAERFLPFLWHAFFFILICNLFGLLPWAGSPTASLSVTGALAISTFVIVLATGMGKFGVLGFWKAQVPHLDLPPLLAVFLIPMIFVIEVVGMFIKHGVLAIRLLANMMAGHLVLAVILAFIAATASSFLFWGVMPVSVFSVVALSLLELLVAFIQAYVFTFLSALFIGMAVHPH; the protein is encoded by the coding sequence ATGGCCGAAGCTGATACCCAACACGAAAACTACTTGTCGCCTGAGCGTCTGTTCGGGCATGTTCAGGATGCCACGTACATCGATCTGCCCAAGTTTATGGGGGGGCGCATTTCTCTGACGGGCGAGAAAACCGAGGAACAGTTCAATGTCGAGGGTTATCACTTCCGTCTGACTAAGTTCATGCTCATCGAATTGGTCGTAGCCGTGTTGATGGCGGTCGTCTTTATCCGCCTGGCCAATCGCATGCGCAAAAGTGACATGCCCAAGGGCCGCTGGTGGAACATGCTGGAAGGAATGCTGGTGTTTATTCGCGATCAGGTGGCACATCCGGCCATTGGACATGATGCCGAGCGATTCTTGCCATTTTTGTGGCATGCGTTTTTTTTTATCTTGATCTGTAACTTGTTTGGATTGCTGCCGTGGGCTGGTTCCCCGACGGCATCGCTTTCGGTGACGGGCGCGCTGGCGATTTCCACGTTTGTGATTGTGTTGGCAACCGGTATGGGAAAATTTGGAGTTTTGGGATTCTGGAAAGCGCAGGTGCCCCATCTCGATTTGCCGCCTCTGTTGGCCGTGTTTCTGATTCCTATGATTTTCGTAATCGAAGTCGTTGGGATGTTCATCAAGCACGGCGTGTTGGCCATTCGTCTTCTTGCGAACATGATGGCTGGGCATTTAGTGCTTGCAGTAATCTTGGCCTTTATCGCGGCTACAGCCAGCAGCTTTTTGTTCTGGGGCGTGATGCCGGTCAGTGTTTTTAGCGTAGTTGCGCTCAGTTTATTGGAACTGTTGGTCGCATTTATCCAAGCTTATGTTTTCACATTTTTGTCGGCGTTGTTTATCGGCATGGCTGTCCATCCACATTGA
- the atpE gene encoding ATP synthase F0 subunit C, whose product MNKLTRILALCVVVLLAASPALAQPPANGGTPAPAPFSMDLGIALGAGIVILGAGFGIGRIGGSAVESMARQPEVADKIQGAMIVSAALIEGATFFALLVCLLKLFIK is encoded by the coding sequence GTGAATAAGTTGACGCGGATTTTAGCCCTGTGTGTTGTGGTACTCTTAGCGGCTTCGCCCGCCCTGGCTCAGCCCCCCGCGAATGGTGGTACTCCGGCGCCGGCGCCCTTCAGCATGGATTTGGGAATTGCCCTAGGCGCCGGCATTGTGATTTTGGGCGCCGGTTTCGGCATTGGTCGCATTGGGGGTTCGGCCGTAGAAAGCATGGCCCGGCAGCCGGAAGTGGCCGACAAAATTCAAGGTGCGATGATTGTTTCGGCCGCGTTAATCGAAGGCGCCACGTTCTTCGCACTGTTGGTTTGCTTGCTGAAGTTGTTTATCAAATAA
- the atpF gene encoding F0F1 ATP synthase subunit B → MRRFCERLFGNRLRLTMVVWSCVVLTTGSSGLTIPVVSVAHAADETNAVSTPSASAPADHPDPLQFKTDLALWTFVVFVVLFIVLKKFAWGPITEALDKREHHIAENIEAARRRDEEARELLAEYERKLAGAADQVRAMLDEARQAAEHTKQEIVAEAKAAAQGEHERAMRDIRTATDAAVEQLSERSADLAVQLAGKIISTKLTPEERSRLVKDSLSKFASSAPSRN, encoded by the coding sequence ATGCGCCGCTTTTGCGAACGTTTATTCGGCAATCGACTGCGGTTGACGATGGTTGTTTGGTCCTGTGTGGTCTTAACCACCGGCTCGTCGGGTTTGACGATACCCGTGGTTAGTGTAGCCCACGCAGCCGACGAAACGAACGCCGTATCTACGCCAAGCGCTTCGGCGCCGGCTGATCATCCCGACCCTTTGCAGTTCAAAACGGATCTGGCGCTGTGGACATTCGTCGTGTTTGTGGTGCTGTTTATCGTGCTGAAGAAATTCGCGTGGGGACCAATTACCGAGGCACTCGATAAACGCGAGCATCACATTGCCGAGAACATCGAGGCTGCGCGCCGCAGGGATGAAGAAGCCCGTGAGTTGTTGGCCGAGTACGAACGCAAATTAGCTGGCGCCGCTGACCAGGTGCGGGCCATGTTGGACGAAGCCCGGCAGGCGGCTGAACACACCAAGCAGGAAATTGTGGCCGAGGCGAAAGCTGCTGCACAGGGAGAACACGAACGCGCGATGCGCGATATTCGCACCGCCACTGATGCTGCCGTGGAGCAGTTGTCGGAGCGCAGCGCCGATTTGGCTGTGCAATTGGCCGGAAAAATCATTTCCACCAAGCTCACGCCCGAAGAGCGTTCCCGCTTGGTGAAAGATTCACTGTCCAAATTCGCTAGCTCGGCACCAAGCAGGAATTGA
- the atpH gene encoding ATP synthase F1 subunit delta: protein MPEPLTTPRQFTKLPTYNTGAWRTAVVYSEALVASAEKAGVTEAVVQEFDSLIDDVLEKMPKLEAVLTSGFVDEEVKEAMLKKAFAKQASPVFLSFLQVVARHGRLDMLRLIHMAVHEEYNRVKNRVRVLVSTAEPLDAATEQVIAQEIQKRLHLQPLLDKQVHPELIGGMVLRVGDRVFDGSIATQLQRLRESMLTRSIHEIQSRRDRFSSAN, encoded by the coding sequence ATGCCTGAACCCCTCACCACACCCCGTCAATTCACGAAGCTTCCCACGTACAATACCGGCGCGTGGCGCACGGCGGTGGTTTATTCCGAGGCATTGGTGGCCTCTGCCGAAAAGGCCGGCGTGACCGAAGCAGTCGTGCAGGAGTTCGATTCGCTGATCGACGACGTGCTGGAAAAAATGCCCAAGCTGGAAGCCGTGTTAACCTCCGGCTTTGTCGACGAGGAGGTCAAAGAAGCAATGCTCAAAAAGGCATTTGCCAAACAGGCTTCGCCTGTGTTCCTGAGTTTTTTGCAGGTGGTGGCCCGGCATGGCCGGCTCGATATGCTGCGGCTCATTCACATGGCCGTGCACGAGGAATACAACCGCGTAAAAAATCGGGTACGGGTGTTAGTCAGTACTGCGGAGCCACTCGATGCAGCCACAGAACAAGTAATCGCCCAGGAAATCCAAAAGCGGCTGCACTTGCAACCGTTATTAGATAAACAAGTTCATCCCGAACTCATCGGCGGCATGGTATTGCGCGTGGGAGATCGGGTATTTGACGGGTCCATTGCCACGCAGCTACAGCGGCTGCGCGAAAGCATGCTCACCAGGAGTATCCATGAAATTCAAAGCCGACGAGATCGCTTCAGTTCTGCAAACTGA
- the atpA gene encoding F0F1 ATP synthase subunit alpha, which yields MKFKADEIASVLQTEIEQYQSHIDVREVGRVLEVGDGIARVYGLSSVMAGEMVEFPGGVTGLAFNLEENSVGVIILGDYLKIEEGDEVRSTGRLLSVPVGDAVMGRVLDPLGNPLDGKGPVVTTERRPVESMAPGIAGRQPVREPLQTGLKAIDAMTPIGRGQRELIIGDRKTGKTAIGIDAIINQKNSGVKCFYVAVGQKDSSVANTIEALRKYGAMDYTTVILAGASAPAPLQYIAPYAGTAMAEYFMYNKGHALIVYDDLSKQAQAYRQLSLLLRRPPGREAYPGDIFYAHSRLLERSAKLSDDLGAGSITSLPIIETLEGEVSAYIPTNVISITDGQIYLQPNLFFSGIRPAMNVGISVSRVGGAAQIKAMKKKEVAGGLRLALAAFRELEAFAQLGTDLDAATQQQLDRGYRMVELLKQGQYQPMDVIDQVLSIYAGNQGHLDQVPRNQVAAWEKAYLTFIKDQKPEIRKKIADTKDLDADTMKALDVAIEQFKTQFGGAKKKEPALAKV from the coding sequence ATGAAATTCAAAGCCGACGAGATCGCTTCAGTTCTGCAAACTGAAATCGAGCAGTATCAATCGCACATCGACGTCCGGGAAGTCGGACGCGTATTGGAAGTGGGCGACGGCATCGCCCGGGTTTATGGCCTGTCCAGCGTGATGGCCGGCGAAATGGTCGAATTCCCAGGCGGCGTGACCGGCTTGGCCTTCAACCTGGAAGAAAACTCTGTCGGCGTTATCATTCTCGGCGATTATTTGAAAATCGAGGAAGGGGACGAAGTTCGCAGCACCGGACGGCTGTTAAGCGTGCCGGTAGGCGATGCCGTGATGGGTCGTGTGCTGGACCCGCTAGGCAATCCGCTTGATGGCAAAGGCCCTGTCGTCACGACTGAGCGCCGTCCTGTCGAATCGATGGCGCCTGGCATTGCTGGCCGTCAACCCGTGCGTGAACCGTTGCAAACAGGCCTGAAGGCGATTGATGCTATGACGCCCATCGGTCGCGGTCAGCGCGAGCTGATTATCGGTGACCGCAAAACCGGCAAAACGGCCATCGGTATCGACGCCATCATCAATCAAAAAAATAGCGGTGTGAAATGTTTTTACGTGGCGGTCGGGCAGAAAGATTCGTCGGTCGCCAATACCATTGAGGCCCTCCGCAAGTACGGCGCAATGGATTATACCACCGTCATTCTTGCCGGCGCTAGCGCCCCTGCCCCACTGCAATACATTGCTCCGTATGCGGGCACCGCCATGGCCGAATATTTCATGTACAACAAGGGACACGCCTTGATTGTGTACGACGATTTGTCGAAGCAAGCCCAGGCTTATCGCCAGCTTTCATTGTTGCTGCGTCGTCCCCCAGGCCGCGAGGCATATCCAGGCGATATTTTTTACGCTCACAGCCGGCTGCTGGAGCGTTCCGCAAAACTCAGTGATGATTTGGGCGCCGGCTCAATTACTTCGTTGCCCATTATCGAAACACTGGAAGGCGAGGTGTCGGCCTACATTCCCACCAACGTGATTTCGATTACCGACGGCCAAATTTACTTGCAGCCCAACTTATTTTTTTCCGGCATTCGTCCGGCCATGAACGTGGGCATTTCGGTCAGCCGCGTCGGTGGAGCCGCCCAAATCAAAGCCATGAAAAAGAAAGAAGTAGCCGGTGGCTTGCGTTTGGCTCTGGCTGCATTTCGTGAGCTGGAAGCTTTCGCTCAATTGGGCACCGATTTGGATGCCGCCACCCAGCAACAGCTCGACCGTGGTTACCGCATGGTCGAGTTGCTCAAGCAGGGGCAATACCAACCGATGGACGTGATCGACCAGGTGCTCAGCATTTACGCCGGCAACCAAGGCCACTTGGATCAAGTGCCTCGTAACCAGGTGGCTGCCTGGGAAAAGGCGTACCTGACGTTCATCAAAGATCAAAAGCCCGAGATCCGTAAGAAAATCGCCGACACCAAAGATTTAGATGCCGACACGATGAAGGCCCTCGACGTCGCCATCGAGCAATTCAAAACCCAATTCGGCGGCGCCAAAAAGAAAGAACCCGCACTAGCGAAAGTGTAA